One region of Spiroplasma culicicola AES-1 genomic DNA includes:
- the rplJ gene encoding 50S ribosomal protein L10, with protein MSVSRPAHNQKGEVVKDIVDRIKNCKGLAIAEYKNLSVTQMTELRDKAREQGIFIKVYKDSLVRRAVEELKIQGLDAYLTQQNVYIFSDEEALYPPKLVAEFAKANPDLKLKAGIYEGNVMDTAAINEIASLPSKDELYSMFASSLIYPLRQFMLTVKELAKTRSE; from the coding sequence GTGTCAGTTTCAAGACCAGCTCACAATCAAAAAGGTGAAGTAGTTAAAGATATCGTTGATAGAATTAAAAACTGTAAAGGTTTAGCTATCGCTGAATATAAAAACCTTTCTGTTACTCAAATGACAGAATTAAGAGACAAAGCTCGTGAACAAGGAATCTTTATTAAAGTTTATAAAGACTCATTAGTTAGAAGAGCCGTTGAAGAACTAAAAATCCAAGGATTAGATGCGTACTTAACACAACAAAATGTTTACATTTTCTCAGATGAAGAAGCATTATATCCACCAAAATTAGTAGCTGAATTTGCAAAAGCAAATCCAGATTTAAAACTAAAAGCAGGTATTTATGAAGGAAACGTTATGGATACAGCTGCAATCAATGAGATTGCATCTCTTCCATCAAAAGATGAACTATACTCAATGTTTGCTTCATCACTTATCTACCCATTACGTCAATTTATGTTGACAGTAAAAGAATTAGCAAAAACAAGATCAGAATAA
- the rplL gene encoding 50S ribosomal protein L7/L12: MAITKDDIIKALEEMKLTELNDLVKAIEDHFGVVAAAAVAAPAAGGAAAAPTEVNVMLTNPGGNKVSVIKIVKEITGLGLMDAKKLVDGELPVAIKENVKVEEAEEIKKQLMEAGASVDLK, from the coding sequence ATGGCAATTACAAAAGATGATATTATCAAAGCATTAGAAGAAATGAAATTAACAGAATTAAACGATTTAGTTAAAGCAATCGAAGATCACTTCGGTGTTGTTGCTGCTGCAGCTGTTGCTGCACCAGCTGCTGGAGGAGCTGCAGCTGCTCCAACTGAAGTTAACGTTATGTTAACAAACCCAGGTGGAAACAAAGTTTCAGTTATTAAAATCGTTAAAGAAATTACAGGATTAGGATTAATGGATGCTAAAAAATTAGTTGATGGAGAATTACCTGTAGCTATTAAAGAAAATGTAAAAGTTGAAGAAGCAGAAGAAATTAAAAAACAATTAATGGAAGCTGGAGCTTCAGTTGATTTAAAATAA
- a CDS encoding MerR family transcriptional regulator encodes MKKIYLKELASRFNLNESTIRFYDSKGLFPMIYRDVNKYRYIHESDLNWIQTVICLKKTGMSLKEIKHYLDLVQIGESTIKDRYNMILKQEKVACKIRTEIEDQIKYIKWKKTEYENILKEMK; translated from the coding sequence ATGAAGAAAATATATTTAAAGGAGTTAGCCTCGAGGTTTAATCTAAATGAATCAACAATTAGATTCTATGATTCCAAAGGCTTATTTCCAATGATTTATAGAGATGTTAACAAATATAGATATATACATGAATCAGATTTAAACTGAATTCAAACAGTTATTTGCCTTAAAAAAACTGGAATGAGTTTGAAAGAAATCAAACATTACTTAGATTTGGTTCAAATAGGTGAATCAACTATTAAAGATCGTTATAATATGATTCTAAAACAAGAAAAAGTTGCTTGTAAAATTAGAACAGAAATTGAAGATCAAATAAAATACATAAAATGAAAAAAGACAGAATATGAAAATATTTTGAAAGAAATGAAATAA
- a CDS encoding CatB-related O-acetyltransferase, with the protein MAKSNKVLLLKNYITNKNIKVGNYSYFYGFEGEQSLKEFQNRNVLYHFPEIHDDWLIIGNYCAIAADTKIIMNGANHRINSISTYPFEIFNEFNVQKDKIPAPVNKGNTVIGNDVWIGYGSIIMPGVTIGNGSIIAAGSVIVKDVEPYTIVGGNPAKLIRKRFCKSTIDKIEETKWWDQDIEEVKKLIPWLMSSE; encoded by the coding sequence ATGGCTAAATCTAATAAAGTATTGCTTTTAAAAAACTACATAACAAACAAAAATATTAAAGTGGGAAACTATTCATATTTCTATGGATTTGAAGGAGAACAATCATTAAAAGAATTTCAAAATCGAAATGTACTTTATCATTTTCCAGAAATTCACGATGATTGATTAATTATTGGCAATTATTGTGCAATTGCAGCTGATACTAAAATAATTATGAATGGGGCAAATCATAGAATAAATTCAATATCAACTTATCCTTTTGAAATTTTTAATGAATTTAATGTTCAAAAAGATAAAATTCCAGCTCCAGTTAATAAAGGAAATACTGTCATTGGAAATGACGTATGAATTGGATATGGATCAATTATAATGCCAGGAGTAACGATTGGAAACGGTTCAATTATTGCAGCTGGAAGTGTTATAGTCAAAGATGTTGAACCCTATACAATAGTTGGGGGCAATCCAGCAAAATTAATTAGAAAAAGATTTTGCAAATCTACAATTGATAAAATTGAAGAGACAAAATGGTGAGATCAAGATATTGAAGAAGTTAAAAAATTAATACCTTGATTAATGAGTAGTGAATAA
- a CDS encoding SPE_1075/MLC_0560 family membrane protein: protein MKSWFKEQTGYIKKDWRVLLVKASLLIAGMFIMALGIRLYIPTGIGKSQVDFTIFTLIGLKLGNGDVTSAAAYDSYSGMLLYFYLVIALISASMSLVNSIKKYREAKDKGIWVNFSFKIMADIFVSLMLPLIVLMFQKIINEDSIVNLIKSDSTSTDVNPGKASWFFALAFLIYALGIALWVKSGWILGPYNSICQEFITLTKIQYGTGRIIMDLLMAAPGLILFWIIPSGDVSTMDFLFTNFSIATMVFLFCTGPLVAQIIKILNKAVDYEKLKVISTN from the coding sequence ATGAAATCTTGATTTAAAGAACAAACGGGATATATCAAAAAAGATTGAAGAGTGCTTTTAGTTAAAGCATCATTATTAATTGCAGGAATGTTTATAATGGCTTTGGGAATAAGATTGTACATTCCTACGGGAATTGGAAAGAGTCAAGTTGATTTTACAATTTTTACATTGATTGGCTTAAAATTGGGAAATGGTGATGTAACTTCAGCAGCAGCATATGACTCTTATTCAGGAATGCTATTATATTTTTATTTAGTAATTGCTTTAATAAGTGCATCGATGTCACTTGTAAATTCTATTAAAAAATATAGAGAAGCAAAAGATAAAGGAATATGAGTAAATTTTAGTTTTAAAATTATGGCTGATATATTTGTATCACTTATGTTGCCATTAATTGTATTAATGTTTCAAAAAATAATTAATGAAGATAGCATTGTCAATTTAATAAAAAGTGATTCTACATCAACAGATGTAAATCCAGGAAAAGCAAGTTGATTTTTTGCACTTGCATTTCTAATTTATGCTTTAGGTATTGCTTTATGAGTTAAGTCTGGTTGAATTCTTGGACCTTACAATAGTATCTGTCAAGAATTTATTACATTAACAAAAATTCAATATGGTACAGGAAGAATAATTATGGATCTATTAATGGCTGCTCCTGGATTAATTCTATTTTGAATTATTCCAAGTGGTGATGTATCAACAATGGATTTCTTATTTACAAACTTTTCAATCGCAACAATGGTGTTCTTGTTTTGCACAGGACCATTAGTAGCTCAAATTATTAAAATATTAAATAAAGCTGTTGATTATGAAAAACTAAAAGTAATTTCAACAAATTAA
- the mreB gene encoding rod shape-determining protein: MKVKKNERKFVSIDLGTAYTLVYAEGQGIIYNEPSIVAYKIKENRIVAVGEEAYKMIGKGNKTIRVVRPMVDGVITDIRTTTAQLRYIFTKLRMEKYLKGSIMLLACPSVITELEKTALKKIAHNFGAEKVFIEEEVKMAALGGGVNIFAPTGRLVVDSGGGTTDVAVLSSGDIVISKSTKVAGNVLNEEIQKFIRSQYGMDIGLKTSEMIKINIGSLAKYSDERRMKVYGRDVVSGLPREIQISPEEIREVLKVPVSRIIDLIVQVLEDTPPELAGDIFRSGIIICGGGALIKGIDKYIADTLQLPTKIGEQPLLAVINGTKKFESNVYDMIKSEARQVSY; encoded by the coding sequence ATGAAAGTGAAGAAAAATGAAAGAAAGTTTGTTTCAATAGACTTGGGAACAGCCTATACATTAGTTTATGCTGAAGGCCAAGGCATCATTTATAATGAACCCTCAATTGTGGCATATAAGATTAAAGAAAACAGAATTGTTGCTGTTGGGGAAGAAGCATACAAAATGATTGGAAAAGGAAACAAAACAATTCGTGTTGTAAGACCTATGGTTGATGGAGTTATTACTGATATAAGAACAACAACAGCTCAACTTAGATATATTTTTACAAAATTAAGAATGGAAAAATATTTAAAAGGTTCAATTATGTTGTTGGCATGTCCTTCAGTTATTACTGAATTGGAAAAAACAGCGTTAAAAAAAATTGCTCATAATTTTGGAGCAGAAAAAGTATTTATTGAAGAAGAGGTTAAAATGGCAGCACTTGGTGGGGGAGTAAATATTTTTGCTCCAACAGGAAGACTTGTTGTTGATAGTGGTGGAGGAACTACTGATGTTGCAGTTCTTTCATCAGGAGATATTGTTATTTCTAAATCAACAAAAGTAGCTGGAAATGTTTTAAATGAAGAAATTCAAAAATTCATACGATCACAATATGGTATGGATATAGGATTAAAAACTTCCGAAATGATCAAAATTAACATTGGATCATTGGCAAAATACTCAGATGAAAGACGCATGAAGGTTTATGGACGTGATGTTGTTTCTGGATTACCAAGAGAAATCCAAATATCACCTGAAGAAATAAGAGAAGTTTTAAAAGTACCTGTTTCAAGAATCATTGATTTAATTGTACAAGTACTAGAAGATACACCACCAGAATTAGCTGGGGATATCTTTAGAAGTGGAATAATAATTTGTGGTGGGGGTGCCTTAATTAAAGGAATTGACAAATACATCGCAGATACACTACAACTTCCAACAAAAATTGGTGAGCAACCTTTATTAGCAGTAATAAATGGAACTAAAAAGTTTGAATCAAATGTTTATGACATGATAAAAAGTGAAGCAAGACAAGTAAGTTATTAA
- a CDS encoding helix-turn-helix domain-containing protein, whose translation MKKNYNIVDLSFLLKNYVMIEFLIKDLNKKSKEVFNDLYDNAFIHLMFIKNVTGISQAELADLTNTNKSTLFRNINILSKANYIIKKTSSRANENEIYLSTKGEKAVDKIIEFIEEYEQLFNLDQNIKEKINLEILKVIFMYLPK comes from the coding sequence GTGAAAAAGAATTATAATATTGTTGACTTAAGTTTCTTATTGAAAAACTATGTCATGATTGAATTTTTAATAAAGGATTTAAATAAAAAAAGCAAAGAGGTTTTTAATGACTTATATGACAATGCTTTTATTCATTTAATGTTTATTAAAAATGTAACTGGTATTAGTCAAGCTGAATTGGCAGACTTAACCAACACTAATAAAAGTACATTATTTAGAAATATTAATATTTTAAGCAAAGCAAATTATATAATCAAAAAAACTTCTTCAAGAGCAAATGAAAATGAAATTTATTTAAGTACTAAAGGTGAAAAAGCTGTTGATAAAATTATAGAATTTATTGAAGAGTACGAACAATTGTTTAATTTAGATCAAAATATAAAAGAAAAAATAAATTTAGAAATATTAAAAGTAATTTTTATGTACCTGCCAAAATAA
- a CDS encoding ABC transporter ATP-binding protein gives MNNSQDFITKSKRKLFNHLLTALRDRWFLSSLMFLITVTMAIVLMINIKAIEYVTALLISKSLSDAFLTLDADQIITAYPELAPFREIIVQIITNLNDPASEQYIEQFLQTFFYDYVHYSEGIVYVILFNQHLNLYSLVTIMIIDISIVVVLAYFVYIISGFIASSYEQKLRVNLIAKLIDQDLHYFSENKTGELISALIKESQVLSRYIKEAPVNYCLSITTIIVSSIMMFSIDWKLALYVFGLLIICLFLVYLFTLITIKSTKNTEKLNTIVNNDLNEKVYSMRLIKASGTYQEEKEQFNKALKNVATKNKQKLFISEIPGALIVGGIGSFSMASVIFGVILYYNDTQSLISILTAFTTGVIVMVMPILQLRQVIANQPLATESAKNISKILESKITINKHETKIFDEKVKSIEFQDASFAYPNSDKVILNKLSLKLEVGKKYAFVGPTGSGKSTIAKLLLRFYDLTTGNICINNQFDLKQLNLKSWLDTIGYVDQEPQILSGTVMNNIKYGLENATNEQAIEAAKKAKLHDLIMTWPDGYDTILFERGSQLSGGQKQRLVIARLILKDPQILILDEATSALDNIVEKEIQMELEKLMIGRTTISIAHRLSTIKSFDKIFVLEPNVGIIQSGTYEQLIKTPGLFKTLYEISK, from the coding sequence ATGAATAACAGTCAAGATTTTATTACTAAGAGTAAAAGAAAACTATTTAATCATCTTTTAACAGCATTAAGAGACAGGTGATTTCTAAGTTCACTTATGTTTTTAATAACTGTGACAATGGCAATTGTTTTGATGATAAATATTAAGGCAATTGAATATGTAACAGCATTATTAATTTCAAAAAGTTTAAGCGATGCATTTTTGACTTTAGATGCAGACCAAATTATTACAGCTTATCCAGAATTGGCACCTTTTCGTGAAATCATTGTTCAAATTATTACTAATTTAAATGATCCTGCAAGTGAACAATACATTGAACAATTTTTGCAAACTTTCTTTTATGATTATGTGCATTATAGTGAAGGAATAGTTTATGTTATTCTTTTCAATCAGCACTTAAATTTATATAGTTTAGTCACAATCATGATTATTGATATATCAATTGTTGTTGTTCTGGCATATTTTGTTTATATAATTAGTGGTTTTATTGCATCAAGTTATGAGCAAAAACTGCGAGTTAATTTAATAGCAAAATTAATTGATCAAGATTTACACTACTTTAGTGAAAATAAAACTGGAGAATTAATTTCTGCTTTAATCAAAGAATCACAAGTATTGTCACGTTATATTAAAGAAGCACCCGTCAATTATTGTTTATCGATTACAACAATTATTGTTTCTTCAATTATGATGTTTAGTATCGATTGAAAATTAGCTTTATATGTTTTTGGTTTATTGATAATTTGTTTATTTTTGGTTTATTTATTTACATTAATTACTATTAAATCTACTAAAAATACTGAAAAACTAAATACGATTGTAAATAATGATTTAAATGAAAAGGTATATAGCATGCGTTTAATTAAAGCAAGTGGAACATATCAAGAAGAAAAAGAACAATTTAATAAGGCTTTAAAAAATGTAGCCACAAAAAATAAACAAAAATTGTTTATATCAGAAATTCCAGGTGCTTTAATTGTTGGGGGAATTGGAAGTTTTTCAATGGCTTCAGTTATTTTTGGTGTTATTTTATATTACAACGATACTCAAAGTTTAATAAGTATTTTAACTGCATTTACAACTGGAGTTATTGTAATGGTTATGCCAATTTTACAGTTAAGACAAGTGATTGCAAACCAACCACTTGCAACTGAAAGTGCTAAAAATATTTCTAAAATACTTGAAAGTAAAATAACAATTAATAAACATGAAACAAAAATATTCGATGAAAAAGTGAAGTCAATAGAATTTCAAGATGCTTCATTTGCTTATCCAAATAGTGATAAAGTTATTTTGAATAAATTAAGTTTGAAATTAGAAGTTGGTAAAAAATATGCATTTGTAGGTCCAACTGGTAGTGGAAAATCTACAATAGCTAAATTGTTGTTAAGATTTTATGATTTAACAACAGGAAATATTTGTATTAATAATCAATTTGATTTAAAACAATTAAATTTAAAAAGTTGATTAGATACAATTGGTTATGTTGATCAAGAACCACAAATTCTAAGTGGAACAGTTATGAACAATATTAAATATGGTTTAGAAAATGCAACAAATGAACAAGCCATAGAAGCTGCTAAAAAAGCAAAATTACATGATTTAATAATGACTTGACCTGATGGTTATGACACTATTTTATTTGAAAGAGGAAGTCAATTAAGTGGGGGACAAAAACAAAGACTTGTAATTGCAAGGTTAATATTGAAAGATCCCCAGATTTTGATTTTAGATGAGGCTACAAGTGCACTTGATAATATTGTTGAAAAAGAAATTCAAATGGAATTAGAAAAATTAATGATAGGAAGAACAACCATTTCAATTGCTCATAGATTAAGCACAATCAAATCATTTGATAAAATATTCGTTTTAGAACCAAATGTGGGGATTATTCAATCAGGAACTTATGAACAATTAATTAAAACTCCAGGATTATTTAAAACTTTATATGAAATTTCAAAATAG
- the rpoB gene encoding DNA-directed RNA polymerase subunit beta has protein sequence MSYKIKNVNALVQRRDYTKVSGDLPLPNLIELQTDTFEWFLKEGINEVFGEVFPVISADGDIVLELSDWEFREPRMSIIKAKEESKIFDAPIYANLSLTIHQENVEIFKEEISGDMQTFLKGWLQEKIESTGVEMKNSQGQLYFFEYKSKAGDKDSIQIEIIEEKDEFYLANIDIYKTGEVFFGEFPLMTDRGTFIINGSEKVVVSQLVRSPGSYFKKEMNRKNGEMIFFADIIPSRGTWLEFELDAKKTLDNKVSNIFYVKIDKSRKTTATSLLTAFKMDQNMIVDLFDNDEIITSSYELDGLTGDIDTDFEHQVQEIYKKIRQGETATADGASKYLYGLLFDKRKYDLTKAGRFKLQQKLAVKNRLVGRIIAEDLVDVNGKVVIKKDTEITKDMFALIEETFDAGAMIQTINFNDAIESGNEIQKIKVYKDNDLRDQTTSVIGVTGKSKDEFLNVPDIISSISYAINLMDDIGEVDDIDHLGNRRVRTVGELLQNQFRIGMMRIEKNIKEKLATSNPFKMKPSSIINNKPLTAIIGEFFNLSQLSQFMDQTNPLAELTNKRRLTALGPGGLSRDRAALEVRDVHPSHYGRICPIETPEGPNIGLINNLSTYARINEFGFIETPYRKVKSGKVILGQYEYLTADREKDYIVAQANIQIAEDGTILDESVIARYRGDDIMAAPIDVDFVDVSPKQIVSIATSCIPFLENDDANRALMGANMQRQAVPLINPESPIVGTGVEHEAARDSGDAVVATEDGIVKYVDAKLISIEGSKGIKNYDLNDFNRSNNGTALTHLPIVKVGDKVKARDILADGPSMEKGELALGQNVVVAFTTWNGYNYEDAVIVSERIVIDDRFTSIHIDEYTIERRQTKQGPEEITREIPNISEASKKHLDEEGIVAIGTEVKVGDILVGKVTPKSQTQLSPEDKLLHAIFGEKSRNVKDNSLRVPNGGEGIIKSIKRFSRADGYDLPADILEIIKIYVVQKRKIQEGDKMAGRHGNKGVISKILPIEDMPHMEDGTPVDIMLNPQGVPSRMNIGQVLEIHLGMAAKKLGLKVNTPVFEGVKENELQEIMEEAGMTNYGKVTLVDGRTGEAFDKPISVGVMYMLKLSHMVDDKLHTRNIGPYSLITQQPLGGKAQNGGQRFGEMEVWALEAYGAAYTLREILTIKSDDIKGRIKTYESIVRSKPIPKPGIPESFNVLTKEIMGLGFDMHMIDEEGNKVQINAYEDEIIETEFDDIEIPGLNDSFDSKDIKDYSEPDDEAVSEDDDDIFGGDFDDLDD, from the coding sequence ATGAGTTATAAAATAAAAAATGTAAATGCATTAGTACAAAGACGTGATTATACTAAGGTTTCTGGTGATTTACCATTACCTAATTTAATCGAACTACAAACTGACACATTCGAGTGATTCTTAAAGGAAGGTATCAACGAAGTATTTGGAGAGGTGTTCCCGGTAATTTCTGCCGATGGGGATATCGTTTTAGAGTTAAGTGATTGAGAGTTTAGAGAACCTAGAATGTCAATCATTAAAGCTAAAGAGGAATCAAAGATTTTTGATGCTCCAATTTATGCAAACCTTTCTTTAACAATTCACCAAGAAAATGTGGAGATCTTTAAAGAAGAGATCTCAGGGGACATGCAAACTTTCTTAAAAGGATGATTGCAAGAAAAAATTGAATCAACTGGAGTTGAAATGAAAAATAGCCAAGGACAGCTATACTTTTTTGAATACAAATCAAAAGCTGGAGATAAAGATTCAATTCAAATAGAAATCATTGAAGAAAAAGATGAATTCTACCTAGCAAATATTGATATTTATAAAACTGGAGAAGTTTTCTTTGGAGAATTCCCATTAATGACAGATAGAGGTACTTTCATTATCAATGGTAGTGAAAAAGTTGTTGTTTCACAACTTGTAAGATCACCAGGAAGTTACTTTAAAAAAGAAATGAACCGTAAAAATGGAGAAATGATTTTCTTTGCAGACATCATTCCTTCAAGAGGGACATGATTAGAGTTTGAATTAGATGCTAAAAAAACTTTAGATAACAAAGTATCAAATATTTTTTATGTAAAAATAGATAAATCAAGAAAAACAACAGCTACAAGTTTATTAACAGCATTTAAAATGGATCAAAATATGATTGTTGATCTTTTTGACAATGATGAGATTATTACTTCAAGTTATGAACTTGATGGCTTAACTGGTGACATTGACACTGATTTTGAACATCAAGTACAAGAAATTTATAAAAAAATCCGTCAAGGAGAAACTGCTACAGCTGATGGGGCAAGTAAATACTTATATGGATTATTATTTGATAAAAGAAAATATGATTTAACAAAAGCTGGAAGATTTAAATTACAACAAAAACTAGCTGTAAAAAACAGATTAGTTGGAAGAATAATTGCAGAAGATCTAGTGGATGTTAATGGTAAAGTTGTAATTAAAAAAGATACAGAAATTACAAAAGACATGTTTGCATTAATTGAAGAAACTTTCGATGCAGGGGCAATGATTCAAACAATTAATTTTAATGATGCAATTGAATCTGGAAATGAAATTCAAAAAATTAAGGTATATAAAGATAATGATTTACGTGATCAAACTACATCTGTAATTGGGGTTACTGGAAAATCAAAAGATGAATTCTTAAATGTACCAGATATTATTTCTTCAATCTCATATGCAATTAACTTAATGGATGATATTGGAGAAGTTGATGATATCGATCACTTAGGAAACAGAAGAGTTAGAACTGTTGGAGAATTATTACAAAATCAATTTAGAATCGGTATGATGCGTATTGAAAAAAATATTAAAGAAAAATTAGCAACATCAAACCCATTCAAAATGAAACCATCAAGTATTATTAACAATAAACCATTAACTGCTATTATTGGGGAATTCTTTAACTTGTCACAATTGTCACAATTTATGGATCAAACAAATCCATTAGCAGAATTGACAAATAAACGTCGTCTAACAGCTTTAGGACCTGGGGGACTAAGCCGTGATAGAGCTGCACTTGAAGTTCGTGACGTTCACCCGTCTCACTATGGAAGAATTTGTCCAATTGAAACTCCTGAGGGACCAAATATTGGATTGATTAACAACTTATCAACTTATGCAAGAATTAATGAATTTGGATTTATCGAAACTCCATATAGAAAAGTTAAGTCAGGAAAAGTTATTCTTGGACAATATGAATACTTAACAGCTGATAGAGAAAAAGATTATATTGTGGCTCAGGCCAATATCCAAATTGCAGAAGATGGAACAATCTTAGATGAAAGCGTGATTGCACGTTATAGAGGAGATGACATTATGGCAGCTCCAATTGACGTTGATTTTGTTGACGTTTCACCAAAACAAATTGTTTCAATCGCAACATCATGTATTCCATTCTTGGAAAACGATGATGCCAACCGTGCTTTGATGGGTGCCAACATGCAACGTCAAGCTGTACCATTAATTAATCCAGAATCTCCAATCGTAGGAACTGGTGTAGAACATGAAGCTGCACGTGACTCAGGAGATGCTGTTGTTGCTACTGAAGATGGAATCGTAAAATATGTTGATGCTAAATTGATTTCAATTGAAGGATCAAAAGGAATTAAAAATTACGATTTAAATGACTTTAATAGATCAAATAACGGAACTGCATTAACTCATTTACCAATTGTTAAAGTTGGAGATAAAGTTAAAGCAAGAGATATCTTAGCTGATGGTCCAAGTATGGAAAAAGGAGAATTAGCTTTAGGACAAAACGTTGTTGTTGCCTTTACAACTTGAAATGGTTACAACTATGAGGATGCTGTAATTGTGTCTGAAAGAATTGTAATCGATGATAGATTTACATCAATTCATATTGATGAATATACAATTGAAAGAAGACAAACAAAACAAGGTCCAGAAGAAATCACAAGAGAAATTCCAAACATTAGTGAAGCTAGCAAAAAACACCTTGATGAAGAAGGAATTGTTGCTATTGGAACTGAAGTAAAAGTTGGAGATATTTTAGTTGGTAAAGTTACTCCAAAATCACAAACACAATTATCACCAGAAGATAAATTATTACATGCAATCTTTGGTGAAAAATCAAGAAACGTTAAAGATAATTCATTAAGAGTACCAAATGGTGGAGAAGGAATTATTAAATCAATTAAACGTTTTAGTAGAGCTGATGGTTATGATTTACCAGCAGATATTTTAGAAATTATTAAAATCTATGTTGTTCAAAAACGTAAAATCCAAGAAGGAGATAAAATGGCTGGACGACATGGTAATAAAGGGGTTATTTCAAAAATCTTACCAATTGAAGATATGCCACATATGGAAGATGGAACACCAGTTGACATTATGTTAAATCCACAAGGGGTTCCAAGTCGTATGAATATTGGACAAGTATTAGAAATTCACTTGGGAATGGCTGCTAAAAAACTTGGACTTAAAGTTAACACACCTGTATTTGAAGGGGTTAAAGAAAATGAGTTACAAGAAATTATGGAAGAAGCTGGAATGACAAATTATGGTAAAGTGACTTTAGTTGATGGAAGAACTGGAGAAGCATTTGATAAACCAATTTCTGTTGGAGTTATGTATATGCTAAAACTTTCTCACATGGTTGATGACAAGTTACATACAAGAAACATAGGACCATACTCATTAATTACTCAACAACCATTAGGAGGAAAAGCTCAAAATGGGGGTCAAAGATTTGGAGAAATGGAAGTATGAGCACTTGAAGCATATGGTGCAGCTTACACATTGAGAGAAATCTTGACTATTAAATCTGATGATATTAAAGGTCGTATTAAAACTTATGAATCAATTGTTAGATCAAAACCAATTCCAAAACCAGGAATTCCAGAATCATTTAATGTTCTTACAAAAGAAATTATGGGTCTTGGATTTGACATGCACATGATTGATGAAGAAGGAAACAAAGTACAAATTAATGCTTATGAAGATGAAATTATTGAAACAGAATTTGATGATATTGAAATTCCAGGATTAAATGATTCATTTGATAGCAAAGATATTAAAGACTATAGTGAACCAGATGATGAAGCTGTTAGTGAAGATGACGATGACATCTTTGGTGGCGACTTTGATGATTTAGACGATTAA